Proteins from a genomic interval of Cygnus olor isolate bCygOlo1 chromosome 9, bCygOlo1.pri.v2, whole genome shotgun sequence:
- the LOC121074486 gene encoding uncharacterized protein LOC121074486 — MESLDTEVKARKTLGTVEYVESSGFTQGILPTKKDVVQNMLYLLQPKRAGQAQRSKEDAAHLLAEHLQEHWLVCNLHTIGTQNIKKLILKMYEEFTRLYQTRKQRQNQAFTERADKFNESSEKLFDIFCTDTQTRNKLEEYSGIKMTGIEWKFLEDQRSERKMYYEDFTDKQELKMMERRQKIQCLEHFRKLAREEKEGNKSKEMTYKSDEQSDEGTSVEESYLAEEENGGAPASSLRGRRKRRCTAWSTGAATPASDAMPLECQHIRMSIRRVRPGFYETVEKVENC, encoded by the coding sequence ATGGAATCACTGGATACCGAGGTGAAAGCACGGAAGACTCTGGGAACTGTTGAGTATGTAGAGTCTTCAGGCTTCACCCAGGGAATACTGCCGACGAAGAAGGATGTGGTGCAGAACATGCTGTATTTACTGCAGCCTAAAAGAGCTGGCCAGGCCCAGCGCTCCAAAGAGGATGCAGCCCACTTGCTTGCTGAGCACCTGCAAGAGCACTGGTTGGTTTGCAACTTGCACACCATCGGaacacaaaatataaagaaactTATCCTCAAAATGTACGAGGAATTTACCCGATTGTATCAGACCCGAAAGCAGAGACAGAACCAGGCTTTTACAGAGAGAGCAGACAAATTCAACGAGAGTTCGGAGAAGCTCTTTGACATATTTTGTACAGACACGCAGACGAGAAATAAACTGGAGGAATACAGTGGAATAAAAATGACTGGCATCGAATGGAAATTTCTTGAAGATCAAAGAAGCGAAAGGAAAATGTACTACGAAGATTTCACGGACAAGCAGGAACTGAAGATGAtggaaagaaggcagaagatACAATGTTTGGAGCACTTCAGGAAGCTTgccagggaggagaaggaaggaaacaaatcGAAGGAAATGACGTATAAAAGTGATGAGCAATCGGATGAAGGCACTAGTGTGGAGGAATCCTATCTCGCCGAGGAAGAGAATGGAGGGGCTCCCGCCTCTTCGCTGAGGGGCAGAAGAAAGCGCCGCTGCACTGCCTGGTCGACCGGTGCTGCGACTCCTGCCAGCGATGCCATGCCCCTGGAGTGCCAGCATATACGGATGAGCATCAGGAGAGTTAGGCCTGGGTTCTACGAGACTGTGGAGAAGGTCGAAAACTGCTAG
- the SCLY gene encoding selenocysteine lyase isoform X1, with the protein MGAGTEPPGSAAGPAPSSVYLDYNATTPLAPEVAQALGEAACHAWGNPSSAHPAGRKAKELIAGARESLARMVGGRPEDVVFTSGGTEANNMVIHTALRHFRESKGQDRGTPHIVTSSVEHDSIRLPMEQLVKESLAEATFVPVSPRSGQAEVDDVLAAVRPTTCLVSIMLANNETGVIMPVSKLSQRIHALNQKRVAEGLPRILVHTDAAQMIGKGRVDVQELGVDYLTIVGHKFYGPRIGALYVRGPGTTTPLHPMLFGGGQERSFRPGTENTPMIAGLGKAAELVSRNWEAYEAHMRDVRDYLEASLEASFGKQRLHFNSKFTGSKRLCNTCNFSILGPGLQGRRVLAHCKTLLASVGAACHSEKGDRPSSILLSCGIPYDVAQNALRLSVGRDTTRADVDLVVQDLVQAVAQLGKDQAS; encoded by the exons ATGGGTGCCGGGACAGAGCCGCCGGGCTCTGCAGCAggccctgcacccagcagcgTGTACCTGGACTACAACGCCACCACCCCGCTGGCCCCTGAGGTGGCCCAGGCACTGGGGGAGGCCGCCTGTCACGCCTGGGGTAACCCCAGCAGCGCCCATCCCGCGG GCAGGAAGGCCAAGGAGCTCATCGCTGGTGCCCGGGAGAGCCTGGCAAGGATGGTGGGAGGCCGGCCAGAGGACGTCGTCTTCACCTCAGGGGGCACGGAG GCTAACAACATGGTGATCCACACCGCCCTCAGGCACTTCCGAGAAAGCAAGGGGCAGGACCGGGGCACGCCACACATCGTGACATCAAGTGTGGAGCACGACTCCATCCGTCTGCCGATGGAGCAGCTGGTGAAGGAGAGCCTGGCAG AAGCCACCTTTGTGCCTGTGTCCCCACGAAGCGGGCAGGCCGAGGTGGATGACGTCCTCGCTGCGGTCCGGCCGACCACCTGCCTGGTTTCCATCATGCTGGCCAATAACGAGACGGGGGTCATCATG CCTGTCTCAAAGCTGAGCCAGCGCATCCATGCCCTCAACCAGAAGAGGGTGGCAGAGGGGCTGCCCAGGATCCTGGTGCACACGGATGCGGCACAGATGATTGGCAAGGGGCGTGTGGAcgtgcaggagctgggggtggaCTACCTCACCATCGTGGGGCACAAG ttTTACGGCCCGCGGATCGGCGCGCTGTATGTGCGCGGCCCCGGCACCACCACCCCGCTGCACCCCATGCTCTTTGGaggggggcaggagaggagTTTCCGGCCAGG cACCGAGAACACCCCAATGATCGCTGGCCTCGGCAAG GCTGCAGAGCTCGTGAGCAGGAATTGGGAGGCCTACGAGGCCCATATGCGGGATGTTCGGGACTACCTGGAGGCCAGCCTGGAG GCGTCCTTTGGGAAGCAGAGGCTCCACTTCAACAGCAAATTCACGGGCTCCAAGCGACTGTGCAACACCTGCAACTTCTCCATCCTCGGCCCAGGCCTTCAAG GGCGCAGGGTGCTGGCTCACTGCAAGACCCTCCTCGCCAGCGTTGGGGCTGCCTGCCACTCTGAGAAGGGGGATCG GCCCTCCTCAATTCTGCTCAGCTGTGGGATCCCCTACGACGTGGCGCAGAACGCCCTGCGGCTGAGCGTGGGGCGGGACACCACCCGTGCGGACGTGGACCTGGTTGTGCAGGACCTTGTGCAGGCCGTGGCACAGCTGGGCAAGGACCAAGCCTCGTAG
- the SCLY gene encoding selenocysteine lyase isoform X2 → MGAGTEPPGSAAGPAPSSVYLDYNATTPLAPEVAQALGEAACHAWGNPSSAHPAGRKAKELIAGARESLARMVGGRPEDVVFTSGGTEANNMVIHTALRHFRESKGQDRGTPHIVTSSVEHDSIRLPMEQLVKESLAEATFVPVSPRSGQAEVDDVLAAVRPTTCLVSIMLANNETGVIMPVSKLSQRIHALNQKRVAEGLPRILVHTDAAQMIGKGRVDVQELGVDYLTIVGHKFYGPRIGALYVRGPGTTTPLHPMLFGGGQERSFRPGTENTPMIAGLGKAAELVSRNWEAYEAHMRDVRDYLEASLEASFGKQRLHFNSKFTGSKRLCNTCNFSILGPGLQETRWAAALRGSLGTGRPACVCCRAQGAGSLQDPPRQRWGCLPL, encoded by the exons ATGGGTGCCGGGACAGAGCCGCCGGGCTCTGCAGCAggccctgcacccagcagcgTGTACCTGGACTACAACGCCACCACCCCGCTGGCCCCTGAGGTGGCCCAGGCACTGGGGGAGGCCGCCTGTCACGCCTGGGGTAACCCCAGCAGCGCCCATCCCGCGG GCAGGAAGGCCAAGGAGCTCATCGCTGGTGCCCGGGAGAGCCTGGCAAGGATGGTGGGAGGCCGGCCAGAGGACGTCGTCTTCACCTCAGGGGGCACGGAG GCTAACAACATGGTGATCCACACCGCCCTCAGGCACTTCCGAGAAAGCAAGGGGCAGGACCGGGGCACGCCACACATCGTGACATCAAGTGTGGAGCACGACTCCATCCGTCTGCCGATGGAGCAGCTGGTGAAGGAGAGCCTGGCAG AAGCCACCTTTGTGCCTGTGTCCCCACGAAGCGGGCAGGCCGAGGTGGATGACGTCCTCGCTGCGGTCCGGCCGACCACCTGCCTGGTTTCCATCATGCTGGCCAATAACGAGACGGGGGTCATCATG CCTGTCTCAAAGCTGAGCCAGCGCATCCATGCCCTCAACCAGAAGAGGGTGGCAGAGGGGCTGCCCAGGATCCTGGTGCACACGGATGCGGCACAGATGATTGGCAAGGGGCGTGTGGAcgtgcaggagctgggggtggaCTACCTCACCATCGTGGGGCACAAG ttTTACGGCCCGCGGATCGGCGCGCTGTATGTGCGCGGCCCCGGCACCACCACCCCGCTGCACCCCATGCTCTTTGGaggggggcaggagaggagTTTCCGGCCAGG cACCGAGAACACCCCAATGATCGCTGGCCTCGGCAAG GCTGCAGAGCTCGTGAGCAGGAATTGGGAGGCCTACGAGGCCCATATGCGGGATGTTCGGGACTACCTGGAGGCCAGCCTGGAG GCGTCCTTTGGGAAGCAGAGGCTCCACTTCAACAGCAAATTCACGGGCTCCAAGCGACTGTGCAACACCTGCAACTTCTCCATCCTCGGCCCAGGCCTTCAAG AGACGAGGTGGGCAGCGGCCCTCAGAGGGAGCCTGGGCACGGGGAGACCGGCGTGTGTGTGCTGCAGGGCGCAGGGTGCTGGCTCACTGCAAGACCCTCCTCGCCAGCGTTGGGGCTGCCTGCCACTCTGA
- the SCLY gene encoding selenocysteine lyase isoform X4, which yields MGAGTEPPGSAAGPAPSSVYLDYNATTPLAPEVAQALGEAACHAWGNPSSAHPAGRKAKELIAGARESLARMVGGRPEDVVFTSGGTEANNMVIHTALRHFRESKGQDRGTPHIVTSSVEHDSIRLPMEQLVKESLAEATFVPVSPRSGQAEVDDVLAAVRPTTCLVSIMLANNETGVIMPVSKLSQRIHALNQKRVAEGLPRILVHTDAAQMIGKGRVDVQELGVDYLTIVGHKFYGPRIGALYVRGPGTTTPLHPMLFGGGQERSFRPGTENTPMIAGLGKAAELVSRNWEAYEAHMRDVRDYLEASLEASFGKQRLHFNSKFTGSKRLCNTCNFSILGPGLQVGRAPVASSMCSKRKQQLW from the exons ATGGGTGCCGGGACAGAGCCGCCGGGCTCTGCAGCAggccctgcacccagcagcgTGTACCTGGACTACAACGCCACCACCCCGCTGGCCCCTGAGGTGGCCCAGGCACTGGGGGAGGCCGCCTGTCACGCCTGGGGTAACCCCAGCAGCGCCCATCCCGCGG GCAGGAAGGCCAAGGAGCTCATCGCTGGTGCCCGGGAGAGCCTGGCAAGGATGGTGGGAGGCCGGCCAGAGGACGTCGTCTTCACCTCAGGGGGCACGGAG GCTAACAACATGGTGATCCACACCGCCCTCAGGCACTTCCGAGAAAGCAAGGGGCAGGACCGGGGCACGCCACACATCGTGACATCAAGTGTGGAGCACGACTCCATCCGTCTGCCGATGGAGCAGCTGGTGAAGGAGAGCCTGGCAG AAGCCACCTTTGTGCCTGTGTCCCCACGAAGCGGGCAGGCCGAGGTGGATGACGTCCTCGCTGCGGTCCGGCCGACCACCTGCCTGGTTTCCATCATGCTGGCCAATAACGAGACGGGGGTCATCATG CCTGTCTCAAAGCTGAGCCAGCGCATCCATGCCCTCAACCAGAAGAGGGTGGCAGAGGGGCTGCCCAGGATCCTGGTGCACACGGATGCGGCACAGATGATTGGCAAGGGGCGTGTGGAcgtgcaggagctgggggtggaCTACCTCACCATCGTGGGGCACAAG ttTTACGGCCCGCGGATCGGCGCGCTGTATGTGCGCGGCCCCGGCACCACCACCCCGCTGCACCCCATGCTCTTTGGaggggggcaggagaggagTTTCCGGCCAGG cACCGAGAACACCCCAATGATCGCTGGCCTCGGCAAG GCTGCAGAGCTCGTGAGCAGGAATTGGGAGGCCTACGAGGCCCATATGCGGGATGTTCGGGACTACCTGGAGGCCAGCCTGGAG GCGTCCTTTGGGAAGCAGAGGCTCCACTTCAACAGCAAATTCACGGGCTCCAAGCGACTGTGCAACACCTGCAACTTCTCCATCCTCGGCCCAGGCCTTCAAG TGGGCAGAGCTCCTGTTGCCAGCTCTATGTGCTCCAAAAGGAAACAGCAGTTGTGGTAA
- the SCLY gene encoding selenocysteine lyase isoform X3 — protein sequence MGAGTEPPGSAAGPAPSSVYLDYNATTPLAPEVAQALGEAACHAWGNPSSAHPAGRKAKELIAGARESLARMVGGRPEDVVFTSGGTEANNMVIHTALRHFRESKGQDRGTPHIVTSSVEHDSIRLPMEQLVKESLAEATFVPVSPRSGQAEVDDVLAAVRPTTCLVSIMLANNETGVIMPVSKLSQRIHALNQKRVAEGLPRILVHTDAAQMIGKGRVDVQELGVDYLTIVGHKFYGPRIGALYVRGPGTTTPLHPMLFGGGQERSFRPGTENTPMIAGLGKAAELVSRNWEAYEAHMRDVRDYLEASLEASFGKQRLHFNSKFTGSKRLCNTCNFSILGPGLQGPPQFCSAVGSPTTWRRTPCG from the exons ATGGGTGCCGGGACAGAGCCGCCGGGCTCTGCAGCAggccctgcacccagcagcgTGTACCTGGACTACAACGCCACCACCCCGCTGGCCCCTGAGGTGGCCCAGGCACTGGGGGAGGCCGCCTGTCACGCCTGGGGTAACCCCAGCAGCGCCCATCCCGCGG GCAGGAAGGCCAAGGAGCTCATCGCTGGTGCCCGGGAGAGCCTGGCAAGGATGGTGGGAGGCCGGCCAGAGGACGTCGTCTTCACCTCAGGGGGCACGGAG GCTAACAACATGGTGATCCACACCGCCCTCAGGCACTTCCGAGAAAGCAAGGGGCAGGACCGGGGCACGCCACACATCGTGACATCAAGTGTGGAGCACGACTCCATCCGTCTGCCGATGGAGCAGCTGGTGAAGGAGAGCCTGGCAG AAGCCACCTTTGTGCCTGTGTCCCCACGAAGCGGGCAGGCCGAGGTGGATGACGTCCTCGCTGCGGTCCGGCCGACCACCTGCCTGGTTTCCATCATGCTGGCCAATAACGAGACGGGGGTCATCATG CCTGTCTCAAAGCTGAGCCAGCGCATCCATGCCCTCAACCAGAAGAGGGTGGCAGAGGGGCTGCCCAGGATCCTGGTGCACACGGATGCGGCACAGATGATTGGCAAGGGGCGTGTGGAcgtgcaggagctgggggtggaCTACCTCACCATCGTGGGGCACAAG ttTTACGGCCCGCGGATCGGCGCGCTGTATGTGCGCGGCCCCGGCACCACCACCCCGCTGCACCCCATGCTCTTTGGaggggggcaggagaggagTTTCCGGCCAGG cACCGAGAACACCCCAATGATCGCTGGCCTCGGCAAG GCTGCAGAGCTCGTGAGCAGGAATTGGGAGGCCTACGAGGCCCATATGCGGGATGTTCGGGACTACCTGGAGGCCAGCCTGGAG GCGTCCTTTGGGAAGCAGAGGCTCCACTTCAACAGCAAATTCACGGGCTCCAAGCGACTGTGCAACACCTGCAACTTCTCCATCCTCGGCCCAGGCCTTCAAG GCCCTCCTCAATTCTGCTCAGCTGTGGGATCCCCTACGACGTGGCGCAGAACGCCCTGCGGCTGA